In Leptolyngbya sp. 'hensonii', the genomic window ATCCTCCTCAAGTCAGCTTTGCAGAAGAAGCCCTGCGATCGGGGGAACCTGTGGTCGAAATGACCGATCCGGCAAGACCAGCAGTGGCTTCTGCAGTTGATCGAACTGCTATGCCCGATCAAGGCAATCTCCGCATCAGCAACCGAACTGATCACCCCATCCGGGTTGCCCTACGGCAAATTACACCCCAATCCACCAGCAATCCACCAGCCCTGGGAAAACCGGTTCATTGGGATTTTGCCCCCCAGGAAGGGAGTGGCAAAGGATTATTGCTTTCTCTGCCCCAAGGTGGGTTGACCCTGAAGCAGGGAGACATTCTGGTTGCTTTTGCCCAGGATGGTTCCCGTACCTATTGGGGACCTTATGTCGTGGGTAAAACCAATCAACCACTCTGGAACAATCAAGCCAGAGAATGGCAATTGACGATAGAACATTAATGGGTTGTAAAATTCTTTCCAGGAGTTGCCTGGAAAGGAATCATTGTAAATGAGTGAGACGGATCAACCCTTACCTGAAACCCCGACTTCCAGCAGTGGACCCATCCCCCTGTCTCCCCCCCCCCGAAAGCCGAAGCCCGAAAAAGTAACCCTGGGAGAGGCGATCGCCCGGGGCTGGGATTGGATCACTTTTAGTTGGCAAACCCTGCAGCGCCTGGGTGGGCCAGGAGAAATCTTTAAATCTCTCTCCACCATTACAGGCATGATGGTGAAACGGACCCTCATTCAATGGGGTGTACTAAAGCAGAAATAAAACAGCGTACAATCAATTTTGATTTAAGTTCTGAATTTCTAGCGTGTTTTACAATTCTGCTGACTTTGCCTTTGTCACAACCCTGGAATCTAACTGGGAAGCCATTCGGAGCGAACTTAACCAACTTCGCCAGGGAGATTTCATTCCCTGGCCAGAGAAGTATCTCTATGGTAAAGGCTGGGATACCTTCGGGCTCTACGCTTTCGGTGTAAAAATTAGCAAAAACTGTAACCTCTGCCCGGAAACGACCCGTCTGGTGGAAGCAATTCCCGACTTGGTCACTGCCGGATTTTCATCCCTTGCTGCCGGAACCCATATTGAGCCCCACACTGGCTATCCGGATGGCTTACTCCGCTGTCATCTGGGCTTGATTGTCCCTCAGGGCTGTGGCATCCGGGTCGGAGAGGAGATCAGAACCTGGACTGAAGGTCAATGCATGGTCTTCGATGACACAGCCGAACATGAAGCCTGGAATCAGAGTGGCAGCACCCGCGTGGTCCTCCTCCTAGACTTCAAAGCCCCTTCAGGTCTACTTCCTGAGCCTTCAGAGGTGGAAAAACTGGAGGCTCAGGGAAATGGGGGGTTGCGATCGATCCTGAAGTTATTCCCCAAGAAGGCATCCCCCTGATTCAAGCCCGGAGACGTTGCGAGCAACGCCTCTACTGGGGACGGGAGATGAAATGGGCCCACACACCACCATCTGGCCCCGCTTTCTGATCCACATAACTGTAGGGATAGAGTAACTTGCGGCCCTCCATGTTGGTGTATCCGGAGAGGGCATCCCCCCAGGGATCATTCACCAGATAGCCCAGGGGCGTATAGCCCACCAGGGTCACAATGTGACCACCATGGGTAAACAGCCCTCCCAGTACCACAGGGCGTCCGTTTACCAGTTCATCTCGAACCTGGGACCAGCGGCGGGTCGTACTGAAGCTGGTATTAAACCCATAGGCTTTAATCAACTGGGACAGCACCATATTATCGGTCTGACTCCCCTGGCCATAGCGATCGAAACACCACTGCAACAGTTCGTCCTCCAACTGGCCGCCCTGCTGAGACCGCACGCCGTAAAAGTACATGACCATGCCAATGGCCGTCACATTACAGGTTGCCCAGGAGAGGCGGGGGTTGTCCCGCTGAGAAAAGTAGGGGACATTCAACTCCACCGATTTTGGGGCTGGATTAAAGATCTGACTGCCTCGCTTCATCCGAATATGGTTGATATACAGGTAACCTGTATTGCCAAAGTCAGGCAGGTTTTCATTCAGGGCCAGTTTGATGTGATCTCCTGTAACGGAATACCCCACAACCCCGTAGATCCCACCCTTGGGCAACATCACCTTTTCCCGATCGGACAGGGTATTCGACTGAACAGGACGTTTTTTCAGCAGGGTGGTCTGCAAAATCGTCAGATTGATGGCATTGGGGGTAAAGCCCACAATCCGGCCATCCTTCTTAATCTGAACATGTTGCCAGTAGACATAGCCAGTTTTACCAAAACCAGGAATTTCCTCCTGCAGAATTAAGCGGAAATGACCTGAAATAGAGGCGAACCCTATGATCTGCAGCACCAAGCCCTGAATCAAGGGAGTCTTCTGGCTGTCGGGCAACTGGGAGGAATCTATCGGCTGGGTTTTCAACAATGTCGTTTGGGTGACCAGAACCTGACCGATTAACGGGATATCCGCAACGTCCTCGATATCAAACCGAAGTACCTTAGGGCCTTTACTTAACTGAACATGGGGTTCATAGAAAAAACCAAATTCCCCGATCGGGGCGATCGGGGGGGAAAGTAGCAATTTCAAGTGGCCATCCACAAACCCATACTTGGTCACAGTAAAGGTTTTCCCGGCTTCCACAGTCACTTTTTGGTCCGCCTGGAGGGTAGATGAATCAGCCGGAACGACTTTAAACAGGGTATCTTGCAACACTTTCAGAGTCAGCGCTTCTCCAACCGTCATTGGGTCAGTACTGACTGTGAGATAGATCACCTGATTAGAAACTACTTTGCCACTTCGATTCGTTCCTTTGAGCCGGAGCCAGCGCTGCCCTCCAGTCTTAAATCCCTGGGGTAGGTTCACCTGCCAGGTTTTAGTCTGGGTATTGATCACCACAGTCAGAGCAAACTTATCTTCGGCCACCAGAGAAATCTGGGCTATCTGGGCAGGGTCAAAATTACCCTTCAGGATTATGGGTTGGTTAATCAGGACCTCTCTGGGGCCGAGGTAAGTCAGGGGCAATAGGGTAGATGCACTGTTGGGAATGGAAGAAGCAGAGTCGGTCATAGTTCTGGTCGAAAACTACGCTTCAATACTAATACTTCATTTTCCCATTGTTGGAAATTGGGGGGACTATCCGATCTGCCCTACAAAGACCTGTTCTGCTGGACCAGTCATATACACCCGATCGTCTGCGGCAGACCACTCGATCAACAGGAGCCCCCCCGGCAACTCCACCGTTGCCCGTCGATCGCAACGGCCCGTCATCACCCCCGCGACCAGGGCAGCACAGGCTCCAGTACCACAGGCCAGGGTGATGCCAGCTCCCCGTTCCCAGACTCGCATCTTCAGATAATCCGCTCGCACCACCTGGATAAACTCCGTATTGGTCCGTCGGGGAAACCCAGGGTGATGTTCAAACTGAGGTCCGATCTCTGCCAGCGGGATCACAGCCACATCCTCCACGAAAGTAATGCAATGTGGATTGCCCATACTGACACAGGTAACGGCCCAGGTCTGCCCAGCTACTTCCAGGGGCTGATTCACCACGGATCGATCGGCCACTCCCAGCGTAGTCGGAATTTCACCCGCCAACAAACGGGGCTGCCCCATATCCACAGTCACCTGACGATCCGCTTCCAGTTTGGGGGCAATCACTCCGGCCAGGGTATGAATCCGATAGGACTGGGAAGGAGAAGTCTGCCCGTCCCGGGTTTCCAGATCCGACAAGAATCGGGCCAGACAGCGAATTCCATTGCCACACATCTCCGGTTCAGAGCCATCTGAATTAAAAATACGCATGGTGTAATCAGTCCCATCCTGACCAGGCAAGGCAAAGATGACCCCATCGGCACCGATCCCAAAATGGCGATCGCACAGGGCTACCGCTTGCTCTGGCGTGAGGCAGGGGACTGGTTGATGACGATTGTCTATCAGAATGAAATCATTCCCTAGACCGTGATACTTCGTAAATTCGATGCCCATAACTTCTCCTGTAACCATTTGCACTTGAATAGAAGTCCCATGAACCCCTCAAAAACAATTATCTGGCTCGTTTTGGGGGGCACAGGTAGCTGTTGCCACTTGAGCGCGAAGCGCTATATATATGGATGAAGTGAAAATTGAAATCTCAAGCAAAGTTCTGTAGAAGGAATCGTCATGTCCCTAGAGCTAGAAACCGGATTACCTAGTGTACGCCTCATTCAAAACCTGATTCGAGAAGGTAAGGAGGTTGAAATCCAACTCGTAACCGGCAATAAAATATCTGGCAAAATTCGCTGGCAAGATCCCTACTGCCTCTGTCTGAGTGACACAGCAGAGCAAACGACTCTAATCTGGCGGCAGAGTATTGCTTGCATTCAACTAAAATCCTGAAGCAGGAGAACTGATATTCATTTCAGTTAAGACGCCCTGCATGCAACGCTCATAACACATTTTGCCTGAATATCACTCTCCTCTGAACAATCGTAATGGATCAATGACGCCACCAGTTCCTGAACTGGACAGGCATGGATTCATTCAACCACAATCCGCCATTCGTGAAGCTGGTACTTGACGCAACCATGCTGGATCAGCGGATCCCGAGCCACGATCGCCTCCGCCTCTTCCAGAGAACTTGCCTTGAACAACAGCATCCCTCCCCCTCGTCTGGCCCAATATCCGGTTCGGGCTTCATGGCCCTGTTCAATTAGCGTCTGCACAAAAGCCTTATGAGCTGGGACATGCTGATCAAAGGTAGCTTTTTCCACAATTCCTTCTTCGATTTTGACAAACCAGGGCATAGGCATTGTTCACAGTCTCTGTTACTAGAATACCGCCCTAAAAGGTCCGACTTTCATTCTGATCTGGGCTCCTCAGATAGATCCAAACGACTCATCCTGGCGTAATTGAAGGTGGGTTCAGATCAACATAGAGAGGAACTCGCGCCAACCATCTTTGTCACTAGGAGAGACCTATGAACCGAACCAGACGACTCTTCAATTTTGTGTTGGGCAGCCTAACCTGCCTGTTACTGATCAGCTTCTCAATTCCTTCTCTGGGTAAAACCCTGACTTCGATCGGGCTCCGAAATAACCCCGACATTTTTAGTGCCTCTGAACTGACCCAGATTGCCTCGGCTCAAACGCTGATTAACCAGCATCTGGACTCAAACTGGCAAGCTGCCGAGTCTGTTTTAGTGGCTCAGGGAATGATGGAGAGCTCCACAATGAAACGCTACCGGGTCATGCTGACTCGGGATAAGGTGGTGGGTAGTGCCCCCATGACTTCTGCCTTTGGAACCGCAGGGGCTGTACTGGTGGGCAACCGCTTGGTTCTTCGGGGAGATTTTAGTGGCCTATCCAGTGCATTGCGAGACTATGGCACAGACCCGGTCAGCCCACCTAACCCCAATATTACGTCTGCGGTCCATATTCATCGGGGAGCCACGACTGAAAACGGGCCTTTCCAGTATGCCCTGAAGGTGATGCTGAATCAGGGAGGACTATCTGGCCGTTTTGCAGGTGAGTATACCTTGAGCGATGAACAGTTGCAGGCCCTGGAGGGAGGCAAACTATACATGGATATTCACACGAAACAAAATCGGGCCGGGGAACTGCGAGGTCTGCTCCAAGCGGTTTAGGTCTGGTGTACGGCAGAGGCGCAGAGGATTGTCTCCCTATCTCTGCGCCTCTGGGTCTTTCTGGCCTAAACCTTCGCCACTGAAATGGGGCTGATATCGATATTGCGATCGAACAAAATTCTGGGCCGGAACAGGACTCGAAACAAAAGCAGCAGAGACTGAAATTCTCCCGGGGTTTCATGGCTTTTCCATTGTCCCGGACGGCAAAACAGCATCTTCACCAGGCAACGCTGTTGGTCCAAACCCAAAGAATTAAACAATACACGAACAGTCGGGAATTCTCCCTCAAAACCGCTACGAATCACGATTCCCTCCAGGTGCAGAGACTCTTCCAGAATTTCTAGCGTTACCGGTAGGGTTTCTGCTGCCACCATTTCCGGAAACCCTGCCTGGGTCAGGGCAACTTCTGCCCCCACCTCTGACACCATGGTGGTAACCCCCCAGAAGATGCCCTCTCCAATTTGCAACCGCACGGTACGGCGCAAATCAAACCATTCGTAGGGACTGGGCTTGGGCACGTCAATCAGAATCAACAGGGCAATGCCAATCATGATCAGGTTATAGGCACTCCAGAGCCAACCAAGGCCAACTCCTTTCGCCTGCAGGGCTACTTCTGGGGGCACGGTCAATTGCCAGGCTCCCTTAATCAAACACATGCCCAGGTTGAGCCACAAACTGACCGCCGTCACTCCAAACAAGAGGATGAGAGGAATCGCCAATCCCCAATTGAAGGAAAATCGATCGCTGGAAGTCCCCTTGGGCGTTACCTTGAAACCCTTTGAAAAAGGATTCACCATCACCTGCAATACGGTCAGAGCCAGGGGGAAGGTCAAAGCCAGAGAGTAAATGTCGGAGAGCAGGGCCGATCGACTGCGCCCATTCAGCCAAGAAAAAACACTCAACTGCACCACATAGTAGGGCAGGAAGAAATACATCAATTCTGGAGCCGTGGCCCGCAGCGGAATCACATTCAGAAAAGAATAGGCCAGGGGAATCACCAGAAAACCAATGCGGGGAAAACTGGAAAACCAGTGCAGCAGACCCTCCAGATGAGCCAACCGTTGCAGGGGGCTCAACCCTCGAATCGTCAGTGGATTGGCTGCGATAAAGAAAGCCTGTAATGTCCCTCTGGCCCAACGCAACCGTTGAATCGCATGGGCGGTGATATTCTCAGCCGCCAGGCCAGCACTGAGCTTTTCTTCCAGATAAAGTAACCGATAGCCCTGGGCTGTGAGCCGAATGCCCGTGAAATAATCTTCACTCACGGAGTCGGTCACAAATCCACCTGTTTCCTGCAAAGCAGACCGACGCACCACAAAAGAGGTTCCAGAACAGATGACGCTGCCAGCCCCATCTCGAATTGGCTGGATTTGCCGATAGAACACTTCTTCCTCTGGGGTGAGGATATTCTCTAGACCCAAATTCCGAGAAATTGGGTCCGCGTTATAGAAGCTCTGAGGGGTCTGAATCAGGGCGATCGTCGGATCCTGAAAAAAACCAACGGTGCGGTTCAGGAAGTTTTTAGTCGGGACAAAATCAGCATCGAAAACGACAATCAGATCCCCATGGGTTTTACCCAAAGCATGGTTCAGGTTGCCCGCTTTGGCATGACGATTATCTGGACGAGTTAAATAGTGGCAACCGAGTTCCGCTGCCAGCGCTTCCATCTCGGGGCGACGGGTATCATCCAGCAGGTAAACTCGCTTGTCCGGATAGTCGATCGCCTGACACCCTATCACTGTTCGCCGCAGAATGAACGATGGTTCATTGTAGGTGGGGATCAAGATATCCACCGAAGGTCTGAAGGTCCCTTCCAGGACAGCCACCGCAAATTGATCCGCCTCCCGTCGCCGATCCTTGACGTTCAGCATCAATGTCAGTTGAATAATACCGCCCGTCAGCATCAGCAATTCCAGCCCAAACAGCCCAATGCTGAAGCTGCCATTCAACGGCGTTGTCAAATTCAGGGTATAGACCCGCCAGGTAA contains:
- a CDS encoding aspartyl/asparaginyl beta-hydroxylase domain-containing protein, which translates into the protein MFYNSADFAFVTTLESNWEAIRSELNQLRQGDFIPWPEKYLYGKGWDTFGLYAFGVKISKNCNLCPETTRLVEAIPDLVTAGFSSLAAGTHIEPHTGYPDGLLRCHLGLIVPQGCGIRVGEEIRTWTEGQCMVFDDTAEHEAWNQSGSTRVVLLLDFKAPSGLLPEPSEVEKLEAQGNGGLRSILKLFPKKASP
- a CDS encoding C39 family peptidase, with translation MTDSASSIPNSASTLLPLTYLGPREVLINQPIILKGNFDPAQIAQISLVAEDKFALTVVINTQTKTWQVNLPQGFKTGGQRWLRLKGTNRSGKVVSNQVIYLTVSTDPMTVGEALTLKVLQDTLFKVVPADSSTLQADQKVTVEAGKTFTVTKYGFVDGHLKLLLSPPIAPIGEFGFFYEPHVQLSKGPKVLRFDIEDVADIPLIGQVLVTQTTLLKTQPIDSSQLPDSQKTPLIQGLVLQIIGFASISGHFRLILQEEIPGFGKTGYVYWQHVQIKKDGRIVGFTPNAINLTILQTTLLKKRPVQSNTLSDREKVMLPKGGIYGVVGYSVTGDHIKLALNENLPDFGNTGYLYINHIRMKRGSQIFNPAPKSVELNVPYFSQRDNPRLSWATCNVTAIGMVMYFYGVRSQQGGQLEDELLQWCFDRYGQGSQTDNMVLSQLIKAYGFNTSFSTTRRWSQVRDELVNGRPVVLGGLFTHGGHIVTLVGYTPLGYLVNDPWGDALSGYTNMEGRKLLYPYSYVDQKAGPDGGVWAHFISRPQ
- the dapF gene encoding diaminopimelate epimerase, with product MGIEFTKYHGLGNDFILIDNRHQPVPCLTPEQAVALCDRHFGIGADGVIFALPGQDGTDYTMRIFNSDGSEPEMCGNGIRCLARFLSDLETRDGQTSPSQSYRIHTLAGVIAPKLEADRQVTVDMGQPRLLAGEIPTTLGVADRSVVNQPLEVAGQTWAVTCVSMGNPHCITFVEDVAVIPLAEIGPQFEHHPGFPRRTNTEFIQVVRADYLKMRVWERGAGITLACGTGACAALVAGVMTGRCDRRATVELPGGLLLIEWSAADDRVYMTGPAEQVFVGQIG
- a CDS encoding RNA chaperone Hfq, whose product is MSLELETGLPSVRLIQNLIREGKEVEIQLVTGNKISGKIRWQDPYCLCLSDTAEQTTLIWRQSIACIQLKS
- a CDS encoding YciI family protein; the protein is MPMPWFVKIEEGIVEKATFDQHVPAHKAFVQTLIEQGHEARTGYWARRGGGMLLFKASSLEEAEAIVARDPLIQHGCVKYQLHEWRIVVE
- a CDS encoding CHRD domain-containing protein, whose translation is MNRTRRLFNFVLGSLTCLLLISFSIPSLGKTLTSIGLRNNPDIFSASELTQIASAQTLINQHLDSNWQAAESVLVAQGMMESSTMKRYRVMLTRDKVVGSAPMTSAFGTAGAVLVGNRLVLRGDFSGLSSALRDYGTDPVSPPNPNITSAVHIHRGATTENGPFQYALKVMLNQGGLSGRFAGEYTLSDEQLQALEGGKLYMDIHTKQNRAGELRGLLQAV
- a CDS encoding cellulose synthase catalytic subunit, with the protein product MAVSQVSGLTSQNSRAPSMARPRLATIILLSVVVLSGLIVAGWFAGEGRISGIFNQLQAILTHPPLWLMVPMVAGEYLLAPTVILLVIALGVMWVSPQPRPWSRFVVITMLLALTIRYITWRVYTLNLTTPLNGSFSIGLFGLELLMLTGGIIQLTLMLNVKDRRREADQFAVAVLEGTFRPSVDILIPTYNEPSFILRRTVIGCQAIDYPDKRVYLLDDTRRPEMEALAAELGCHYLTRPDNRHAKAGNLNHALGKTHGDLIVVFDADFVPTKNFLNRTVGFFQDPTIALIQTPQSFYNADPISRNLGLENILTPEEEVFYRQIQPIRDGAGSVICSGTSFVVRRSALQETGGFVTDSVSEDYFTGIRLTAQGYRLLYLEEKLSAGLAAENITAHAIQRLRWARGTLQAFFIAANPLTIRGLSPLQRLAHLEGLLHWFSSFPRIGFLVIPLAYSFLNVIPLRATAPELMYFFLPYYVVQLSVFSWLNGRSRSALLSDIYSLALTFPLALTVLQVMVNPFSKGFKVTPKGTSSDRFSFNWGLAIPLILLFGVTAVSLWLNLGMCLIKGAWQLTVPPEVALQAKGVGLGWLWSAYNLIMIGIALLILIDVPKPSPYEWFDLRRTVRLQIGEGIFWGVTTMVSEVGAEVALTQAGFPEMVAAETLPVTLEILEESLHLEGIVIRSGFEGEFPTVRVLFNSLGLDQQRCLVKMLFCRPGQWKSHETPGEFQSLLLLFRVLFRPRILFDRNIDISPISVAKV